AGCTACACTGCCCTTCACTGATTTGAATTATTTTGCATTAAACATTCACACATAAAGATATTTGCTTATAAAACTGGTTATATTTACTTTGCCAGCTCATTTCCTGTCATCAGACATAGAGAGCAGGGTTTGTCTTTTGCAACAATTTTGCAGTGAGATGTTGTATTCCACCCTCTTGTCTTCCTCTCTAGTATTTGGAGATGTTGCGCTCAGTTCAGAATCGTCCAGTGAAATGTTTGACCATCATGTGGGCTCTGGGTCAAGCTGGATTCTATGATCTCAGCCAGGGACTAAGAGGTAATAAGCAGACTTGAACTCAGCAGAAAATAACATGTATGCAAAGCTACAGTCCAGCCTTTCTTCTAATTTCCCAACAGTATGTGCCAACAGGAATTCTGGGTCAGGGTTCACTGAAGCAACATTGCGTATTAGCACAGTAACACATCCACTCACAGCCAACTGTTGCTCAGGTTTTTGCCTGTTAGAGCTGCTGTAAGTCTGCAGTATGTGGGCAAGGGGGGATAAATATTCTTGAAAGATTACACAAAGGCTTTCATCTACAAAATAAGGTTATTGAAGACCATTTATCTCCCTGAAGGCACAAAAAGTCACAACCGACTCATTTCAGTAACTTTGTAAAGCTacagatgtaaaaataaacctATTTTGATATGTAATCAGAGTTAAAACAGCAGGAGGGACTTCAGTCCCATCAGCATTCTGTTTGACCCTCAGACTTTGATAGTGACTGGACTCTGCACATGTACAAGGCTCATTTACTGATGTATTTACAGTCTGATATGCGATGAAAGTGGTAAACGTTACCAtgcaacaaagaaattaaaataaagtctttACTTGATGggtgctttttcattttaacttggGGTTTGCTCATTGTTGAATCAGCTTAAGATTTAAGGATTCAGGATTGAAAAGTTGAGACATTTAATTTCAAAAGTAAAATGTCCtaaaatgagaagaagtttgcatgtttatctatttttatttgtgctacAGTGTGGCTGGGGATCATGCTTCCTGTGCTGGGGGTGAAGTCCCTGTCCTCTTATGCCATCGCCTATTTAGAGAGACTACTCCTGTAAGTCTGTCTGAGAAAAATATGGCCTAATTtatcttgtttgttttattctggtATTATTCTGCTTGACAAACTTCTTTTAAACCTTCTGAATGCTCCATTTTTAGTGTATACAAGGCTATGGCTACCACACACTGACTTCCTCACTCTTTTCTGTTACTTTAATTCACTTCTTTGAGCTCAGTCCAGTAATGTTAGAGGATAACTTAAACATTTAATCCTTTTTACAGCTAGTGATTgtgcatactttttttttttttaagaaatgtttatttaattttctcttttttgcctTCAGACTTCATGCAAACTTGACAAAGGGATTTGGTATCATGGGTCCAAAGGAGTTCTTTCCTCTACTTGATTTTGCCTTCATGCCTAAGAATGCCCTGTCACAAAGGTAAAGAAGgttttttatcattattgttattacatTTGTCATTTATCGTTGAATAATCCTATTGTATGAACAGCATAAGCCTAGGCTACAGTAAAACTAGATTTTGTCAGATGCTTTACTCCAAATTGTAGCTAATTAAACGCCCACAAGTCGTGACTATGAGAGCAGAAGAACAGCATGCGTGTGGCTGATTTCAGATGTGCTTAAATCTTTGATTAATATTTAATAGGCTTATCTTTTTCAAGCCAGGATGAGGGTTTCATTCACTCCCAAAGCAAATGAGGATGTGAATTGCACACATTTCCATTAACTGGTTTGAACTGACTAAACCAGATGACAGTGTCGTAGTGGCGGCACACGCTACAGTCCTTGTGGTTGTGAATCATAGCGCTCAGACCAGAAATAAATGGgtatttacttcattttttttagtctttatttagtctttttcctGATGGGcaaaaagttatttatatttCCAGTCCTTTCTTGTTTACATCTTCCAAGAGCAAATCAAAAACAGCTGACAATTCAACATCCATACAACCCCTGTAATTAAGAAAAATCTAGTTCTTgaaataactgaaatgtgtAAGTGCTATCAAGCATGGTTTTTTGaatactttctttttaatttgcatGGATTATGCACTTCTTGTTATGAAAATGATTTAACGTATCTCCGTTTACATACAGTTTGCAGGAGCAGTTAAGGCGTTTGTATCCTCGACTGAAGGTCCTTGCATTTGGAGCCAAACCCGAGAGCACGTTACACACATACCTGCCGTCTTTTCTGTCCAGAGCCACGCCACACTGTCCGGATGACATGAAGAGAGAGGTGAGACCAGAACATCCACAGagtaaagtgaaataaaaattcttGGTCAAAAGAGTTTCAGAGTTTTTCTCAGCGTTTACAGGTGTTTTTATGCCTTACCTGCCAGTTATTGTTGCTGCCAAATGACAGTGTTTCCTGGTCTACTGTAGTacagttaaatcattttaaatatatctaaatttcaACATATGTAACCCTCAAAAATCAGACACAGTGGcccttttttatttgactgtaaATCGTCTGTTTACTCAAATGATTAACAATATGTTTGTCCTGTGTCCTTTGCAGTTGCTCAGCAGTATGactgagtgtttgtgtgtggatgtCCAGAGTTTAGGAGTGTGGAGGCAGCTCTACACTAAACACCTACCGCAGTCCAggtaaatgcataaaaaaaaagttagaagtTGAAAGACAACTTCTTTGATTTGTGGCATGAATTAAAAGATGGTACCACctcttaattttttcttttcctctccagTCTGTTGTTGAACCACTTATTGAAGTCCTGGAATATTCTTCCACCAAAGGTATGATTTCTGATGTGTGATCTTATGGTCATACACCAAACTGACCACCTTGaagacatttaattaattttttttacacattaatgCATGAACAGAATTATTACACGCCATATTAAACAtttgaatttggcattatttcagcaagagaagctgattttgcaCATGTAGGTACTTTGTTACAGCTGTGAACTGAACCATCAAAAAAGACTTTTTCCTCattatttcttagttttttaagccttacatttagagtcAAAAAGTTTGGAAACCAAATTCTACTTATATGTAAAGCAACTGTGTAATTGTgagtcttttcttctttttttgttaatatgttattaatcattttaaatgcttttcttcttcatgtgaTCTATAGTTGCGGAAGAACCTTGAAGAAACAATCCAGTCTTTTAGAGTGACCAATGAAGAGATGAAGGGCACAACAGAATCTCAAGACCTCCAAGAGTGCAATAACCTGTGCCAGGTTTGATTCAGACTAGTTTAAATTCACACAAAATAGGACCTGAAATAGAGTTTTTGTTATCAGGCTATAAGTTCTTAGTGAAACGGTGGGGATATGTCTTTGTAAATAACATCTTGTGTTTCCAGAATCTTCAGGTAAAGATGCGAGGTCAGGGGTTCCCCTGGTTCAAGCTGCTAATGGTTTTGCTCGTGTTCGCTGCTGGTTTCATTGCCCATGACATCAGATCCCACAGCTCAGTCACAGGTCTGGCTGAGTGTACTTTTCTCACTGCAATCACGAGTCTTCGTATTTTTGATAAACTCAGCCGTTAGCCCGATTACCGTTGCAGTAAAGGTTGTTGTGTTTCAGATTCCACCACGGCCAAGTATCTGCAGACAACAGGAGTCACAGCTGTGTCCCAGCAGGCCTGGAGCAAAATAACAGTCTACTCAAAGCAGGGTTTCAGGTAGGACTTTGGTACATCCTGTCTGGCCAGGAACCAGTTAGCCACCTTCAAATTTACTCAGTTAATGATACTGTGCAAAAAATTTGACACTGTGTACATGGACAACAatactgcctttttttttaaataagacacTTCCAGTTACACCCTTTACACAAGTTGAATAACCCACTCTTATCCCTTGTTACAGAGTAAAACTTCTATATTTTACATAACAGAGAGCATTGTTGGGGTTTGTTTCTTGctccatgtgttttttttttttaaacctacaATTTTTTTGTTCTGCATCAACTCTGCTGCTTGCTTGATGTTGCCAGATGAAGTGTTAGAGATACAAAGCAACAGTGTGTTGCCAGATGAAGCACAACTCTGATTTTACTTCAAATATGATATTATTTGGGTTAAGGTGATTGGAAAAATAAGGTTTGCAGTGTCTTTAAAGTCTTAATGAGCTGTaccacatgtaaacatggctactATACTGTCAAGCAATTTCCTGAAATAATTTTTCAAAATGTGTCAAATACTGTAAAATTATGTAATAATATAGCTTATGGATATATTATCCTTTTTATTAGGTAAACCTGTAGGATGTAAAGGAAGCTTCCATTATTTAACAGGGTATTCATGATTGATTAACAGTCATTTTGCAGCACTATTCTTTGgatctgcttttttatttccatgcaaACAggttattaaacatttttaattgtttgtttttgcttcatttGTAGCTGGTTGGAGAAAAACACTCCTCATTATTACTCTGAGTGTGTGCGAGTATTGGGCCCAGTAATGGAACAAGGTTTAGAAAAGGGAAAAGCTGCAGCCATTTCCATGTGTGACAACACCTCACGGTTTATCCTCTGGGTCAAAGAAAGCACGCCGCTGGTCATCGAATGGGTAAGACAGTCTGTTTTTACTTATTACTGTTTAATCGGCTCCTCTTCAGTGTTGagtcagtttttttaaaatgtttaaattaactttaaaacattaacGTGGACTACATGGGAAACTCAGACACTTGgttctgttttttcatttgcttttccCTCTATGTTCTTACTCAGGTGAACACCAACACTCCAGAGAGTGTGTTCCAGGTGTTGGCGTACATAAAGGagctcctcatcttcatccatcaGAACTACATCCTGCCAACGCTGGCGTACATGTCTGACCTGCTACAGCGAGCATGGACCAGCCTACAGGACTCCTGCAAGTCAGTACTTACAGAAGCAATGAACCCCCCTTGTTACTGAAGTGTCTGAGCCAGTTAAGCTAGTTCATAAGTTAAAACTTGCAAACGGCTGCATCAACTAGATGAATATCCGTGCATATGCACACGAAGAGGCTTTTAGAAATTGTGTTGGATTTCaggattaaattattttcacatGAACACCAAcaattttattaaagttttataaGGTAAAAGTTACAGATACTGAGCCGTCTGAATCATGTTTTCTAGATGTTTATATATTTAGGCTAAAATCTGTCACTGATTGTAATCAAGTCTGAGACAAAGCCTCTCAGTGTGGATCCTTGCAGCCTAACTATAAACTCATGCAGCTTAAATCATCAAACTTTAGTGTTgaacatttgaaataaattagatttttgttttgatttgtaccAACTCTCCacgtgtttgtgtttgttgcagTGGGGAGGTGTCCATGTCGTGTCTGCAGGGCCACGCTTTGTACTTTACAAACTCAACATGGCAGCTGCTCCAGCATACGACCTCAGCCATTAAGACGTGGGCTCAGGAGCTGCTGACACGAGCAGGATAACGCAACAGATGCTGACTAATTTACACACACAGTatacacacagtgtgtgtgcagtgaTATACTGTACATGCGCTCCCTGGCCCAATGTGAGACTGCCTTCCAGTGCTTTGGCTACTCTGAGGACGTGATTGGACAACTGGGGGTCAGATGAAAACAAACTCCCTCACAAAGActtctttgtttcttgttttggctaaatttaaatttatcaaTCAGTTTGtatagaagtttttttttttttgggattttctacaaattttttttttgtcactgctGGATGCTGAGGTcgtattttttctctctccctgaGTTTTCTACTGCAGGTTCAAGATACTGCTTTAACCTCCTGGATAAAGAGATATATAATTTATAGAAAATGTAGGTTTGTAGATTttataaaccattttttttatttaagaataatTACATAAGGAAATTTACACAAGAAAACTTGGTAAAGAGCAGGGAAAAACCATTTAGAAACCTCTGAAGACATCATCTTAAATGTTGAGGACCACTTAGTCTCTTCTAATTTGTCTCACTCAGCCTTCATCAAGCTGAAGCTGCTCATAATGAAACCACATTAACATGAAACATAGGAGGAAAATTTACTGGAGGGTTGCCTCCTTCAGAGTATTTCAAACAGAGAGATTGAACCAGAAAAAGATGCAGCCCAACTGCTGTTCCTATCATGCCTCGCCTCATCTCcgttgctttatttttatcctgTTTATTATATTTCAAAAGCCACAAGAAGTACAGTGTTCATGTACTTGCTTGATGATATTCTAGATTTGTGTTTATGTGGTTCAACAAGCTTTGTATCTTTAATGAGATCACAATCAAATCTGTGCCAACGGCCCCTCTGTACTGTACACTGAAACATGAGAAAACATCTTTGTCCAAGCGAAACATTTCTGACCAGCTCATTCACTAACCCATCCTTGTACACCAGATCAGATGGATATGGCAACAACTAATGTCTTACTTTGTTATGTAAATCATTTATAATAAAGACTTCAACCCTCTGTTTTTTTATGGTCATCTCCTTCAGATCAACTCTGGCTGTGACTGGTATTTTAACGTTTTATTAATGGCACATGAACTTCAGTTATGCTTTTCTTAATTTGTGCTCAGTAATTGACAgcaatgttttattctttatttactattattggCAGATATTGAAGGCT
The sequence above is drawn from the Melanotaenia boesemani isolate fMelBoe1 chromosome 22, fMelBoe1.pri, whole genome shotgun sequence genome and encodes:
- the tmem214 gene encoding transmembrane protein 214; amino-acid sequence: MASNNGSAGKWEVVKKGKKSNSSGGAKNTTDKKSGSGGRKALGESNQQPSRPPLKMSETVYDNFEKVGKKQNKEQVPPPAESQSKKSSSSKLSKKSPSSNTVTPATHKTLEEAFKALDVGDLKQQLARSQSLFPDNPSVWVKDLAGYLNLHLTAPEKEPTLSSYTHDYPYSLTGKELRGVIKGLIGRCSNVLSDFFDHCVYSMLRELDRQSGEPLHGYRVCIQAILQDKPKLATQSLPEYLEMLRSVQNRPVKCLTIMWALGQAGFYDLSQGLRVWLGIMLPVLGVKSLSSYAIAYLERLLLLHANLTKGFGIMGPKEFFPLLDFAFMPKNALSQSLQEQLRRLYPRLKVLAFGAKPESTLHTYLPSFLSRATPHCPDDMKRELLSSMTECLCVDVQSLGVWRQLYTKHLPQSSLLLNHLLKSWNILPPKLRKNLEETIQSFRVTNEEMKGTTESQDLQECNNLCQNLQVKMRGQGFPWFKLLMVLLVFAAGFIAHDIRSHSSVTDSTTAKYLQTTGVTAVSQQAWSKITVYSKQGFSWLEKNTPHYYSECVRVLGPVMEQGLEKGKAAAISMCDNTSRFILWVKESTPLVIEWVNTNTPESVFQVLAYIKELLIFIHQNYILPTLAYMSDLLQRAWTSLQDSCNGEVSMSCLQGHALYFTNSTWQLLQHTTSAIKTWAQELLTRAG